In Bufo gargarizans isolate SCDJY-AF-19 chromosome 6, ASM1485885v1, whole genome shotgun sequence, a single genomic region encodes these proteins:
- the LOC122942592 gene encoding small proline-rich protein 2E-like, whose product MSGVKGGHQKSQCKDPCQKQTICQDPCQKQTICQDPCQKQTICQDPCQKQTICQDPCKDPCKPVQQCKDPCNPCVPDPCQSQRKYY is encoded by the exons ATGTCTGGAGTTAAAGGAGGACATCAGAAATCCCAATGCAAGGACCCGTGCCAGAAGCAGACAATCTGCCAGGATCCATGCCAGAAGCAGACAATCTGCCAGGATCCATGCCAGAAGCAGACCATCTGCCAGGATCCATGCCAGAAGCAGACCATCTGCCAGGATCCATGCAAGGATC CCTGCAAGCCTGTACAGCAGTGCAAAG ATCCTTGCAACCCCTGTGTTCCTGATCCTTGCCAGTCTCAAAGAAAATATTACTGA